A portion of the Thalassotalea sp. LPB0316 genome contains these proteins:
- the aroE gene encoding shikimate dehydrogenase, with product MDQYFVVGNPIKQSKSPVIHHLFAEQTKQSLNYDKKLIDDDDFEQAISRFKKANVKGVNVTAPFKERAFNLCDELSEFAAKAGAVNTLIIEEGKIKGDNTDGVGLVNDLLNHQVSLSGQRILILGAGGAAKGVVAPILDHQPSQLIIANRTLKRAQDIANQYPNKAIDVLTFDELANVSVDLIINATSAGLNGQSLPIPPSIITPSVICYDMTYGKELTPFLTFASQAGCEKLIDGLGMLVGQAAQSFYLWRGVMPQVKDVIDKLRAQM from the coding sequence ATGGATCAATATTTCGTTGTTGGAAATCCAATAAAACAATCAAAATCGCCAGTTATTCATCACTTGTTTGCCGAGCAAACCAAACAATCGCTCAATTATGATAAAAAACTCATTGATGATGATGATTTTGAACAGGCCATATCGCGATTCAAAAAAGCAAACGTCAAGGGCGTCAACGTTACCGCGCCGTTTAAAGAGCGAGCGTTCAATCTATGTGATGAACTTAGTGAGTTCGCGGCCAAAGCTGGTGCAGTTAATACATTAATTATTGAAGAGGGTAAAATCAAAGGAGACAATACCGATGGTGTAGGTTTAGTGAACGATCTACTTAATCACCAAGTCTCTTTATCTGGTCAGCGTATATTAATACTTGGTGCTGGCGGAGCAGCTAAAGGTGTTGTCGCGCCAATTCTCGATCACCAACCAAGCCAGTTAATTATTGCAAATCGAACGTTGAAAAGGGCGCAAGATATTGCTAACCAGTACCCCAATAAAGCGATCGATGTTTTAACCTTCGATGAATTAGCAAATGTATCTGTTGATCTTATTATCAATGCAACCTCAGCTGGCTTAAATGGTCAGTCGTTACCTATACCACCCTCAATCATTACGCCATCGGTAATCTGCTACGATATGACATACGGTAAAGAGCTAACGCCATTTCTCACATTTGCTAGTCAAGCGGGTTGTGAAAAGCTGATTGATGGCCTGGGGATGTTGGTAGGGCAGGCTGCTCAAAGTTTCTACCTTTGGCGAGGGGTCATGCCACAGGTAAAAGATGTTATTGATAAGCTCAGAGCGCAGATGTAA
- a CDS encoding gamma carbonic anhydrase family protein: MTANIRPFKSIMPNLGVNTYIDSSSVVVGDITIGNDTSIWPLVAMRGDVNKIMIGQRTNVQDGSVLHVTRKSHANPDGYPLIIGDDVTIGHKCMLHGCTLGSRILVGMGAIIMDGAVVQDDVFIGAGTLVPPNKVLESGYLYVGNPMKKARPLKPEEKAFLVKSAENYVILKNDYLEG; this comes from the coding sequence ATGACAGCTAACATTCGCCCTTTTAAATCGATCATGCCAAATTTAGGTGTGAATACCTATATAGATTCAAGTTCTGTTGTTGTAGGCGACATAACTATAGGAAATGACACTAGCATTTGGCCGCTTGTAGCCATGCGTGGTGATGTAAACAAAATTATGATCGGTCAGAGAACTAATGTGCAAGACGGTAGTGTTCTCCATGTCACTAGAAAAAGTCATGCTAACCCCGATGGATACCCGCTAATTATTGGTGATGACGTTACTATTGGTCATAAGTGTATGTTGCACGGTTGTACGCTTGGGAGTCGGATCCTCGTTGGTATGGGCGCGATTATAATGGACGGTGCTGTGGTTCAAGATGATGTCTTTATTGGTGCAGGCACGTTAGTTCCTCCTAATAAGGTATTAGAAAGTGGTTATTTATACGTTGGCAATCCGATGAAAAAAGCTCGCCCCCTTAAACCAGAAGAAAAAGCTTTTTTGGTTAAGTCTGCTGAAAATTACGTAATCCTCAAAAATGATTATCTAGAGGGTTAG
- a CDS encoding response regulator gives MATPNFSNKRFLVVDNIKQSRDTLKQFAYTLGDVKVDSAAFAKDAITACANVNYDVILLGYDLGENQKNGQQVLEELKSKNIVKRQTIIIMITAEVSEAMVLAALEHKPDEYIAKPYTLHDLKKRLIRSYQKKRSMAKIYKALDNEDEAKVIRLVKQAIENQTQYESECMGILSRQYFNMKQFAQAQDIYLRYQNEPNCAWAKIGLGKIALENKQYQKAETYFQEIIDDNRRYLSAYDWLAKTFQAQGEHAKAEQTLERCLIISPRSVARLKFYANVCLENEQYSKAANALKTTNELAYHSVHNHPENALLFAKAVLEHISEMPIDQARKLTNKVFNALSLMTKDFDDVELKIRSQLLTALLQRSIKEKHTSTVSLEAAEKLLDIYQHDMTTQGKLESSRSLVRLDREERANNILQQLAQDNAKDEDLLKEIDSCLAKPISGNIVKAQQAIEVGMSYYKQNQFSEAINELSNASRIIPQHTGLKLNLLQVYLVAYEKNPQNSNYIERAQLLIKEMDKLPSSSYSQSRYIVLKEKYELLINPETDN, from the coding sequence ATGGCCACCCCAAACTTTTCTAATAAGCGTTTTTTAGTTGTCGATAACATTAAACAATCCCGAGATACCCTAAAGCAATTTGCTTACACCCTTGGTGATGTAAAAGTAGATTCTGCTGCATTTGCTAAAGATGCAATCACCGCATGCGCAAATGTCAATTACGACGTTATTCTATTGGGTTATGATCTTGGTGAAAATCAAAAAAATGGCCAACAGGTCTTGGAAGAGTTGAAGTCCAAAAATATTGTTAAGCGCCAAACCATTATCATCATGATTACCGCCGAAGTTTCAGAAGCGATGGTGTTAGCTGCACTAGAGCACAAACCGGATGAATATATTGCTAAGCCATATACACTCCACGACCTTAAAAAACGGCTAATTCGCAGTTATCAGAAAAAACGCAGTATGGCTAAAATATACAAAGCGCTCGATAACGAAGACGAGGCCAAAGTCATCCGTTTAGTAAAACAAGCAATCGAAAATCAAACGCAATATGAATCAGAGTGTATGGGGATTTTGTCTCGCCAGTATTTCAATATGAAGCAATTCGCTCAAGCACAGGACATTTACTTGCGGTATCAAAATGAGCCAAACTGCGCTTGGGCGAAAATAGGGTTGGGTAAAATAGCATTAGAAAATAAACAATATCAAAAGGCAGAGACTTATTTTCAAGAAATAATCGATGATAACCGCCGCTACCTCTCGGCATACGACTGGTTAGCCAAAACTTTCCAAGCTCAAGGAGAACACGCTAAGGCAGAACAAACACTGGAACGTTGTTTAATTATTTCACCACGCTCAGTAGCACGATTAAAGTTTTATGCCAATGTCTGTTTAGAGAATGAACAATATTCAAAAGCAGCGAATGCGCTTAAAACGACAAATGAATTAGCATACCATTCTGTCCATAACCATCCAGAAAATGCCTTGCTTTTTGCTAAAGCTGTTTTGGAACACATAAGCGAAATGCCAATCGACCAGGCGAGAAAGCTAACTAATAAGGTATTTAATGCGCTAAGCTTGATGACTAAAGATTTTGATGATGTTGAACTTAAAATACGATCACAATTGCTCACTGCTTTACTACAGCGATCAATAAAAGAAAAACATACTTCAACTGTTAGCCTAGAAGCAGCTGAAAAACTTTTAGATATATACCAACACGATATGACTACTCAGGGTAAACTGGAATCATCTCGCTCACTTGTACGTTTAGATAGAGAAGAACGAGCCAATAATATCTTGCAGCAGCTCGCTCAAGATAATGCAAAAGATGAAGACCTACTTAAAGAAATAGACTCATGCTTAGCAAAACCGATAAGTGGAAATATTGTTAAAGCTCAGCAAGCTATAGAGGTAGGTATGAGCTATTACAAGCAAAATCAGTTTTCAGAGGCGATCAATGAATTATCAAATGCTTCTAGGATTATTCCCCAGCACACTGGGCTTAAACTAAACTTGCTACAGGTATATTTAGTGGCATACGAAAAGAACCCGCAAAATAGTAATTACATCGAGCGCGCGCAATTATTAATTAAAGAAATGGATAAATTACCATCATCAAGTTATTCACAATCGCGCTATATTGTCCTCAAAGAAAAATACGAGCTATTGATCAACCCAGAAACGGACAATTAA
- a CDS encoding acyl-CoA dehydrogenase family protein, protein MKPQNNRSKSVNFTPSNQYWAETHVVTNLPKALESYNLYTSDRALIHWTSIFCQDKENAALSELGEYCGRPEVIEWGAQANHNKPELFTHDRYGQRIDEVKFHPAYHQLMSLSMANGLHSSHWLEQTDYSHVERAAKYYMVAQVEAGHGCPITMTSAAIPALKNQPEIFELWRDKILNTTYDPRNVSHEHKQSVTIGMAMTEKQGGSDVRLNTTRAFPINKAGGGELYELVGHKYFVSAPMCDAFLVLAQTDAGVSCFLVPRWRPDGTKNPIQIQRLKNKMGNVSNASSETELRGAQGWLIGEEGRGIATILEMVAMTRFDCMIGSSAQMRQAVAQITHHCQERVAFGNALIEQPLMQNVLADLILESEAALAMTMRLARAFDQMAKDNHEMQLVRLGTALGKYWICKRAPGHAYEAMECIGGSGVMEDSIMPRLFRESPINAIWEGSGNVQCLDMLRALVKQPDSYQAYLAELKRASGKNAFFDQTIIDIQGLFNDQTSLEYRSRTITEKMALALQASTLLQYGDPTVADGFCQARLAPHANGLLYGNLSEAVDCKYIIERGCVHR, encoded by the coding sequence GTGAAACCGCAAAACAACCGCAGCAAGAGTGTTAATTTCACTCCAAGTAATCAGTATTGGGCTGAGACCCACGTCGTTACTAATTTACCGAAAGCACTTGAAAGTTATAATCTGTATACCAGTGATCGGGCACTGATTCACTGGACTTCAATATTTTGCCAAGACAAAGAAAATGCCGCCCTATCCGAACTAGGGGAGTATTGTGGGCGCCCCGAGGTAATTGAATGGGGAGCGCAAGCCAACCATAACAAACCTGAGCTTTTTACCCATGATCGTTATGGCCAACGAATCGATGAAGTAAAGTTCCATCCCGCTTATCATCAATTGATGTCGCTCTCAATGGCAAACGGATTACACTCAAGCCATTGGTTAGAGCAAACCGATTATAGCCATGTCGAACGTGCGGCGAAATATTATATGGTGGCTCAGGTCGAAGCTGGTCACGGTTGTCCAATTACAATGACATCAGCGGCAATCCCTGCGCTAAAAAACCAACCTGAAATTTTTGAACTATGGCGCGATAAAATCCTGAACACGACCTATGATCCGCGCAATGTCAGTCACGAACATAAACAAAGTGTCACGATAGGTATGGCAATGACCGAAAAACAGGGCGGTTCAGATGTTAGATTAAATACAACCCGAGCTTTTCCGATAAATAAAGCCGGTGGCGGAGAGCTATACGAGCTAGTTGGTCACAAGTACTTTGTTTCAGCCCCGATGTGTGATGCGTTTTTGGTATTAGCTCAAACTGATGCGGGTGTCTCTTGTTTCTTAGTACCAAGATGGCGACCGGACGGTACAAAGAACCCAATTCAAATTCAGCGATTGAAAAATAAAATGGGTAATGTTTCTAATGCGTCGAGTGAAACAGAATTACGAGGTGCTCAAGGTTGGCTTATTGGTGAGGAAGGGCGTGGCATAGCGACCATATTAGAGATGGTCGCTATGACTCGTTTTGATTGCATGATTGGTTCATCAGCGCAAATGCGACAAGCTGTAGCACAAATTACTCATCATTGCCAAGAGCGAGTGGCTTTTGGTAATGCTTTGATTGAACAGCCACTAATGCAAAACGTATTAGCAGATTTGATTTTAGAAAGTGAAGCTGCACTGGCTATGACCATGCGACTGGCCCGAGCCTTTGATCAAATGGCTAAAGATAACCATGAAATGCAACTGGTTCGTTTAGGAACAGCGTTGGGAAAGTATTGGATTTGCAAACGAGCACCAGGGCATGCTTATGAGGCGATGGAATGTATTGGTGGTAGTGGTGTGATGGAAGACTCGATCATGCCAAGACTCTTTAGAGAATCGCCGATTAATGCCATTTGGGAAGGTAGCGGTAATGTTCAATGTCTTGATATGTTGCGAGCGCTAGTAAAACAACCTGACTCGTACCAGGCCTATTTAGCTGAACTAAAACGCGCTAGCGGTAAAAATGCATTTTTCGATCAAACGATTATTGATATTCAGGGCCTATTTAATGATCAAACATCGCTAGAGTATCGCAGCCGAACGATTACTGAAAAAATGGCGCTAGCATTACAGGCGAGTACCTTACTGCAGTACGGAGATCCGACAGTAGCGGATGGGTTTTGTCAGGCGAGACTAGCCCCCCATGCTAATGGCTTGCTCTATGGTAATCTATCTGAGGCTGTTGATTGTAAGTACATTATTGAGCGTGGCTGTGTTCACCGTTAA
- a CDS encoding prolyl oligopeptidase family serine peptidase, whose product MNFKLASLSSALVLTFALTGCEQSAQSTAQNANASQSEQAVKFAYPETRKGAVVDEYFGVKVADPYRWLEDDMSDETAQWVKAQNATTYGYLSQIPYRDAIKSRLSTLLDYEKVGMPFIEGEYTYFYKNDGLQNQYVLYRQKEGSEPEVFLDPNAFSEDGTVSLASIEFSNDGSLAVYLISEGGSDWRKARVMDTKTLEIIEEELVDIKFSGLSWVGNEGFYYSSYDKPKGSELSAKTDQHKLYYHKLGTEQSEDQLVFGGTPEQKHRYVSGGVTEDNRYLMIYASVSTSGNRLYIKDLQSPESDLIPVLTEPNSDTYVLESKGEALWLVTNLDAPNKRVVKTTVSNPTPDTWVDVISETENVLSVSTGGGYMFAKYMKDATSLIQQYTLDGQKVRDIELPEVGTASGFGGHDDQQAIYYSFSNQKTPSTIFKFDVESGKSDVHSKSKVNFDSNKYESKQVFYTSKDGTKVPMIITHKKGLTLDGSNPTILYGYGGFNVSLQPRFSSTRAAWLELGGVYAVANLRGGGEYGKKWHDAGTKMQKQNVFDDFIAAAEYLIDSKITSSNKLAVMGGSNGGLLVGAVMTQRPELFQVALPAVGVLDMLRYHTFTSGAGWAYDYGKSDDSKEMFEYLLGYSPLHNVKSGVAYPATLVTTGDHDDRVVPAHSFKFAAELQDKHRGENPVMIRIETDAGHGAGTPISKTIDQYADIYGFTLYNMGIKSIN is encoded by the coding sequence ATGAATTTTAAACTAGCGAGCCTATCGTCAGCCCTTGTCCTGACTTTTGCTCTAACAGGCTGTGAGCAATCAGCGCAATCAACTGCTCAAAATGCTAATGCAAGTCAAAGTGAACAAGCAGTTAAGTTTGCTTATCCAGAAACCAGAAAAGGCGCTGTGGTAGACGAATATTTTGGCGTGAAAGTAGCTGATCCATATCGCTGGCTAGAAGACGATATGAGTGATGAAACTGCTCAATGGGTTAAAGCACAAAACGCAACAACTTACGGTTACCTATCGCAAATTCCATACCGCGATGCCATTAAATCACGCTTATCGACATTACTTGATTATGAAAAAGTCGGTATGCCTTTTATCGAAGGTGAGTACACTTATTTTTACAAAAATGACGGCTTACAAAATCAATACGTGCTTTACCGTCAAAAAGAAGGAAGTGAACCAGAGGTTTTTCTCGATCCCAATGCATTTAGTGAAGATGGTACGGTTTCATTAGCAAGTATTGAGTTCTCAAACGACGGCTCTTTAGCTGTTTACCTTATTTCAGAAGGCGGTAGTGACTGGCGAAAAGCGCGAGTGATGGATACAAAAACTTTAGAGATTATCGAAGAAGAGCTTGTTGACATTAAATTCAGTGGCTTGTCGTGGGTTGGTAATGAAGGTTTTTATTATTCGAGCTATGACAAACCCAAAGGTAGTGAGCTTTCGGCAAAAACAGATCAACACAAACTGTACTACCACAAATTAGGCACTGAGCAATCAGAAGATCAACTAGTGTTTGGCGGTACACCGGAACAAAAACACCGCTATGTCAGTGGTGGAGTCACTGAAGACAACCGTTACTTAATGATTTATGCATCGGTGTCAACGTCGGGCAATCGTTTATACATAAAAGACTTACAATCACCTGAGAGTGACTTAATTCCTGTATTGACTGAGCCAAACTCTGATACTTATGTCCTTGAGAGCAAAGGCGAAGCGTTGTGGTTAGTAACCAACCTTGATGCACCAAATAAGCGCGTTGTAAAAACGACCGTTAGCAACCCTACACCAGATACTTGGGTTGATGTGATCAGCGAAACTGAAAATGTTTTGTCGGTATCAACAGGCGGCGGCTATATGTTCGCAAAGTATATGAAAGACGCGACATCGTTGATCCAGCAATATACGCTTGACGGTCAAAAAGTTCGCGATATTGAACTGCCAGAGGTTGGCACCGCTAGTGGTTTTGGTGGTCATGATGATCAACAAGCGATTTATTATTCATTTAGTAACCAAAAAACACCAAGCACCATTTTTAAATTTGATGTTGAGTCAGGTAAATCAGACGTTCACAGTAAATCTAAAGTGAACTTTGACAGCAATAAGTACGAGTCTAAGCAGGTTTTCTATACGTCAAAAGACGGTACAAAAGTACCTATGATCATTACACATAAAAAAGGCTTAACGCTTGATGGCAGCAATCCAACCATTCTTTATGGTTATGGTGGTTTTAACGTTAGCCTGCAACCGCGTTTTAGCTCAACGCGAGCAGCTTGGCTTGAGCTCGGTGGTGTTTATGCCGTAGCTAACCTACGTGGTGGTGGTGAATATGGTAAAAAGTGGCATGATGCCGGCACTAAAATGCAAAAGCAAAACGTTTTTGACGACTTCATTGCCGCTGCAGAGTATTTGATTGATAGCAAGATCACCTCATCTAACAAACTGGCAGTAATGGGTGGCTCAAATGGCGGTTTATTAGTCGGTGCTGTAATGACACAACGACCTGAACTATTCCAAGTCGCATTGCCTGCAGTCGGTGTACTAGATATGCTTCGTTATCACACCTTTACATCAGGTGCAGGTTGGGCATACGACTATGGTAAGTCAGACGATAGCAAAGAAATGTTCGAATACTTGCTAGGTTATTCACCTCTACACAATGTCAAATCTGGCGTAGCGTACCCGGCAACGTTGGTGACTACTGGTGATCACGACGATCGTGTTGTACCAGCTCATTCATTTAAATTTGCCGCCGAATTACAAGATAAGCACCGCGGTGAAAACCCTGTGATGATCCGTATCGAAACCGATGCAGGCCATGGCGCGGGTACACCAATTAGCAAAACGATTGATCAGTACGCTGATATTTATGGGTTTACCTTATATAACATGGGGATTAAATCTATCAATTAA
- a CDS encoding diguanylate cyclase, translating to MRTLDFTSHLNFSKLVGRLLSVFVMLSLGIEVAQAKAVNLDLVKDQAIGQYVSYFQETEQRLSIDQAITAFGERSVKHSNNDSVSLGIGVKPVWLKFSVENPSDEKRYRLAVETPWLDVIDTWLVEDGRVIKRVSGGDALPFDQRPMPYRFYAFEHSFSQGVVDIYMRVESLGPMAIPIRLSEKQQAVNRDISSGYQYGFLYGIMLALGLYNLVLFFFIRQKEYGLYGLYLIGFVANSLSYTGQLHVVFTPDLGPYFQDWLDIFLMITYSIAGLHFARYLLDTKSYAPKLDKLVIRTTVIIPTGMVIGFLLDELVFSITLAFILNCGFVTLFIAMGWRAFVEDKPFSVIFLFSSVIAALCITISSMAVAGILVPYNDYTFKAIEVGMAFEAIVLAVILAKQFRMAKLDKMIAEDHARSDALTKLNNRFGFKEVSTPIWHSLIRKERDAALVIVDIDDFKQVNDTYGHYGGDIVIKAVADCISQVARKNDIAARWGGEEFILFLPETSQGQANIQAERLRKAIAEKQIAVNKVKPFQLTVSVGVAGTELGKFNDKPLNQVNLEYMINQADKALYLAKTTGKNKVCLAECVVAS from the coding sequence ATGCGCACGCTAGATTTTACTTCACATCTCAATTTTTCAAAGCTAGTTGGCCGATTATTATCGGTTTTCGTGATGCTATCGCTCGGTATTGAGGTAGCACAGGCTAAAGCTGTGAATCTAGACCTTGTTAAAGATCAGGCAATTGGTCAATATGTTAGTTATTTTCAGGAAACAGAACAACGTCTGAGTATTGACCAAGCGATAACCGCGTTTGGCGAGCGATCAGTAAAACACAGTAATAATGACTCCGTATCTCTTGGTATTGGTGTTAAGCCCGTTTGGCTAAAATTTAGTGTTGAAAATCCCTCTGATGAGAAACGCTATCGACTTGCCGTTGAAACACCTTGGTTAGATGTGATTGATACTTGGTTAGTTGAAGATGGCCGAGTGATCAAGCGCGTATCGGGTGGCGATGCTTTACCGTTTGATCAACGGCCAATGCCATATCGCTTTTATGCGTTCGAACACTCGTTTAGCCAAGGTGTTGTCGATATATATATGCGTGTAGAGTCTTTGGGCCCTATGGCTATCCCTATTCGCTTGAGTGAAAAACAGCAAGCGGTTAATCGCGATATTTCCTCTGGCTATCAGTATGGCTTTTTGTACGGCATCATGCTGGCTCTGGGGTTATATAACCTTGTGCTGTTTTTCTTCATCCGTCAAAAAGAATATGGCTTATATGGCCTTTACTTGATTGGCTTCGTTGCTAATAGCTTATCATATACCGGTCAACTTCACGTTGTCTTTACGCCTGACTTAGGGCCATATTTTCAAGACTGGCTCGATATTTTTTTAATGATCACCTATAGCATAGCTGGTTTGCACTTTGCGCGTTACCTACTGGATACCAAATCCTATGCGCCTAAACTCGACAAGCTGGTTATCCGCACGACCGTGATCATTCCTACAGGCATGGTTATTGGCTTTTTACTCGACGAGTTAGTATTTTCAATTACCCTAGCGTTTATTTTAAACTGCGGCTTTGTCACACTTTTTATTGCCATGGGGTGGCGAGCATTTGTCGAAGACAAACCCTTTTCAGTGATATTCTTATTTTCTTCGGTTATCGCGGCCTTGTGTATTACGATTTCCTCAATGGCCGTTGCCGGTATATTAGTGCCATATAATGACTATACCTTTAAAGCGATTGAAGTCGGTATGGCATTTGAGGCGATTGTCTTAGCTGTGATCTTAGCTAAACAATTTAGGATGGCTAAACTCGATAAAATGATTGCCGAAGATCACGCCCGAAGTGACGCACTAACTAAACTGAACAATCGTTTTGGCTTTAAAGAAGTCAGTACGCCCATTTGGCATAGCTTGATACGCAAAGAGCGCGATGCAGCGCTAGTGATCGTCGATATTGACGACTTTAAGCAAGTCAATGACACATACGGCCACTACGGCGGTGATATTGTTATCAAGGCCGTCGCTGACTGTATTAGCCAAGTCGCCCGTAAGAACGATATTGCCGCACGCTGGGGCGGTGAAGAATTTATTTTGTTCTTACCCGAAACCTCACAAGGGCAGGCAAATATTCAAGCTGAACGCTTGAGGAAAGCTATCGCTGAAAAGCAGATTGCGGTTAACAAGGTAAAACCCTTCCAGCTAACGGTAAGTGTCGGGGTCGCTGGTACTGAGTTGGGTAAGTTCAATGACAAACCGCTAAACCAAGTAAACCTTGAATATATGATTAATCAAGCTGATAAAGCGCTTTATTTGGCGAAAACAACTGGCAAGAATAAAGTCTGCTTAGCAGAGTGTGTCGTTGCTAGTTAA